The Triticum urartu cultivar G1812 chromosome 6, Tu2.1, whole genome shotgun sequence genome includes the window GGTCGGGGTGGCGACAGCAATCTCCGTCGATTTCTGAATCAGTTTGAAGATTGTGAGCGGCTGATCGGTTGTTAAGATGTGGAGTTACAAAAGGAAGGGCGTTAAAACTCGAACTTTGATTGTTTCTTACCTTCTGGGGCTTggtgttggtgctgctgttgttATTGCGGAGGGAATTCTCGTCGATCTCGGCCATGGGGCTGCGCCGGAGTGGCGACTGCTCGGCCTTCCTGGACGAGCTCCGGCTCAGCGCCGGTGTTTGCCCCGCCGTCTTCTGTCCCCCTCCAGCATTCTCATTGGCCGCGGTCACCCTCGCAGGCGAGCTTGATCGCGGAGACGCGCACCTCTTCCCGGACGCGGCCGCGGGCGACGGTGCGCGCCCTTTCTCCCTCGCCGGAACGGAGACCATCTTCCCCGGCTGCTGTCTGGCGGCGCCGGAGCCCGCCGAGGTCGCAGAGGGCGCGCCGCCCTCGCCACGCCGTCCGGGCGATCGGCTCGACCTGCGGCTCCCGCTGCCGGTCCTCTCCCGGCTCCCGGAGCGCTTCCTCTGCGGCGAGCCCCGGTGGGGCGACGGCCTCGACACGGGGACCCCGTTTCTCTCCCAGTCGCCCTCCTCGTCCGCGCCACCGGCCCCGGACGGATCAAAGTCGGAGCTCCTCTTGGAGCGGTGGCCGCCCCTCGTCTCGCTCCCGGACGAACTCCGGCTGAGTCGCCCGCACTGGATGAGGATGGCGTCCACCTCCTCCTTGGTGCAGCTGGACGTGCGCACCGGCATCGGCCCCTtggccaccaccaccaccggcctcgcctcctccttcttctccccCTCCTCCCCGCCCGCAGCCGCCTTGTTAGCCTTCACGACGATCGGCGCCGCCTTCTTGGCGGCCGCGGCGGACTCGTCCGCGTTGGACGCCCTCCTCGGCTGCGGCGCCTTCTTGGCCTTCTcatcgccggcgaccaccgcggctgcGGCGACCTTGGTGGTGGCCGCAGCCGCGgtcggctgcggcggcggcggcttgccCTGCTGCTTCTTGCTGAAACAGAGCCCCATGGCGACTCAGTCGACGGATGGTTTGGTGAGCTCCGGGTGCAAGCAATGGAAAGTCTGGGGTTGGAAGGCGTGGCGCTGGTATTTATGCAGAGCTTCGGGGGGAGTGTGAGGGGGGATTAAGTACGCGATCGGTGTGCGTGGTGCTTCGTGTTAGTACTCTCTCGCTCGACGACGGTCACGGCTGAGCTGAGGTGAGATTTGAAATCCTCTCTCGCTCGCGGTGGTGCCCGTTGGAGGAAGCTTTGCTTAGGTGGGGCCTGGCTCCGATTGGCTCATCATCCCGAACCCGTATCCGCCGGGATTCAAACGACTCAACGGCTACGAGGGGGTGCTCGTGGAAAGATGGATCCCTTTTGGCCCCGTCATCCGCCAGAAGGATCCGACCGTTGCGCCCGGTAAAATTAGTTTTTCTTTTCGAACGAACGAACCAGCGGTGGGAGCAGGCGAGCCGACCGTTGGAGAGGAGctcgtgtgcatgcatgcatgccatcGACCTCTCCTCGCTGAGTAGGTGACACTTTTGATCGGATCGAATCGGATCGGAGCGCTAATTAATTGCGCGATCGCACCAGAGCCAGGGTGGGGGGTCAGACCGTGTCACCAACTCACGTGACGGGTGTGACGAATGGTGGGCACGTGAGCTCGCCGTAGTTGTACGTAGTATACTGCTAGTACATCATCAGGTCATTGATAGATTTCGCTGATGCCTTCTTAACTCTCGTCTCCGTGTGTTGGCCGTGCAAGAAGCATCAGCCCAGGTCGTGGGCCTGCTGCCCCAGGTGGCAATCATGGTTGGCATTTGCAACGGGACGGGACGGGGCCACCCGCAGTGAATGGTGGTACGTTCCAACGAATTGCTGGCTTGCCGGTTCTTCACAGGAGGTCAGTAGAATAGAACTGGGAAGAGCATGCACAGTTTGGTAACAAATATATGTCTGGCACAGAGACTCCATGGCTAAGGTAAACAAACAAGAGGGACCAAAGCTGAAAGCTCCCTTCCTACTTCATAGAGCCTCCAAGTTGACCGTTTTCTTAATGTCCCTCTCGCCCTTCTTCTTTTTTGAAATCAGCTGGGCCTcggagcatctccaacagaagcTCTATATAAGCGACGCGGGGTATAAAAGTTGCTTTTAGCACGCGCGGATCTGATTTGAAGTCTCCAGCAGCCGCACAAAAGGCATCACGCGCAGCATATTAGTGCGTCCGGTCGCGCGCGCTGCAAACTCTGGGCTGCTGCAGATGGGACCGCTTGACTCGCGCGCGCTGCATATTTTACAGCGTTTGTTGGAGCAAACGTCTTTTAGCGTCCTAAAAAAAATACTTGCACGCTATAAACCCATTTTTTGGATGCCACGCATTAAGCGGTTGTTGAAGATGCTCTTAAAACATGTATAAAAGCGACGCAGTGGAAGCAAACGGAAGACGTGTCAGCGGAACAATGAAACGCGGTAGATTTGGGTGGTCACATGTTCTCATGACAGATTAAACCAGAGTCAGGAGGCCTCACGCACAATGACAGGCCAGGGCCCCTTGCAGCAAACCTCATCAAAGGCATCATCAGTATTCAGTACCGTAGTTTGGTCGAGTTGAACTTGAAtaccggatgaacgacatgcagGATGCGTCTAGGACGGTACTGTATGTGTTAATATAGGTGGCCCCTTCATTTGAATTCGCCATTCGGAGCCCTCTGCAAACAACAGTGCTAAGCGTGGTAACAAGGACGAGTGTTCGGACTTGAGGAGCACTGCTGCTGTATGTATCATACTCCATCTGTCCCGAATCATGCCTCCGTTTAGGCAAAGCTTTGGGTTATTGCGGGGACCAAGAAACTAGGGAATATTGTAACGTTGGCCACTTGTAAAATTCTTCTCCTTATTTAGCACTCAAAAGTTTGTCCCTCAAATGAATGTATTTAGCATcaagttagtgctagatacattcatttgagGGACAAGCTTGAGACAAAGCTTTTTCGGACGAAGAGAGTACTATTTAATGGATGAGGCAAATCTTATGCCTCCATTTCGGAAAAGAAAAAAGACTCCATCCATCCCGGattatggatgtatctagacactCTTTAGTGTTCTAGACacatatctagacaaatctaagacaaggaATTGGGGGCGGATGTAATATTAGTTAACCTGGTTAGCTCCAGTACAACATACAGTATATTACAGGTCAAAAGAAACGCTTGAAACAAAAGCATATCACTGGAAACATGAACAGAAACATAGATTAAGTGACTGACCACTGAGCCAACAAGACCTCAGGGGCTTCAAATAAAGGAAATCTAAAGTTCACAGGCCCAGGATCAATGTACATACTAGTGATTATGATATATGTCTAGAGGCGAACCGATCTACACTCCTGACATAACTAGACACAAAAATACTCAGCAAAAAGGTTGTGATAAATCCTTTTTGCGGTTATTCGGAATGTATTGACTGGatttgtgcatgtttcatcaagAAATGGACACTGTTAGCTTCTTATAATGAAGATATATGAACTATACTGAGATACTTTCTGTCTCTCAGGATCTCTACCTCAAATGCCATGTAGTGGAGAGGACCATCAGTCTCATAGTGGTATAAATTATGTCTCGCGGTATCCGACAGTCGTTACTGCCCTACTATGCAAAGGCGCACAATCATGCAAACATTGCAAAATATGGACTGCAAATGCATGCTGCGGTATTGTGATGGTCCATGCAAAAAAAAGTTTTGACAGAAGTATTCGTCAGACGACTCCATAGCTGCCCAGAAGCTAAGGGTGTGCCAAATGTGCAATCTGAAGTTTAATTGTTACACTCTGCATTATTCCTTAGCAAAATCATATAGTCCTACCGAATAGGATTTTCCCGAACATTCCTACTGAATGAGGCATATTTGTTGTGGTTCCTACTGAGTAATGTGGTTCTGACTATACTATGTTCAACTAGCGAAATTATCCAATCAACCAATAAGAAAATATCAACTTCGCTTTGGCTCATTTATCTTCACTATATTCAAGCGTAAACAACTTCTGCAGAGTACGATGATTTTTCTTGAATATTATCAAAATCTCATGAGCAAGTTTTAAATGCCAGATTTCAGCACATTCATCAGTCATCCACAACCCAATATGGTATTGGAAAGGTAAAACTGCTGCACACTCAACATTCAAATCTTACCCAGAAAGTTTTGCAAGGTCCAATCCTCTATAAGCGAACAAAAGTAGTTTTGTTTCAGAGAAGTTGGCAACTTCCTAGAACCTCCCATCATATTGTCTTGCTAAATTCAGATGTGCCCTTTGCAACACTTACACCATGAAGGAATCCAAACACACTTTTGGTGCAATATAAATGTGTTAGAGAAATACATTTTAGAAATGGTACATACTAGTACTGAAGAATTAACAGTTCACATGTACTCTTGTGGACTATATTTCAACTTTAATGCCAGAAAATTTAAATTAGAATGAAATTTCTGATGTGACTAAGTTAGCTAGCAAATCCTAGAACATGCTATTTGTTTATAACCAAGAGCATGGATGCTGAGAACTGATTGCTTAAGAAATACTACTTGGTATAACAGGATTAGTTAGAGAACCCAACATTGCCCTGTTGGCTCGCATTGTGATTGTGCACTCTGCCTACCCACGTCTGAGGCCTAGCCTCTGCACGGTACCTTCGCATTGTCTTGTCCATATAATAAGCCACCAAGTAGTAGGGTGCCTCAGGCTCAGGGTAAGTTCATAACTAGGTACAGTATGGCTGCATACATTTCTCTTAGAAGAATATTGACGTAAATATGTCCAATGTGCTGTTTCACATTGTTGTTCAATGGGGAAGTATGAGCTGATATAAAGAACTCTATGAGGTTACTCTGAACATTCCACTGAAAGTATATAATACCATAGATTATAATGAATGGAAGCAACTAAATTTTAGGACTACCTACACTCAACCGAGAACCTAGCTTAGAGTCTTAGCTGTTTGTTCACTCTACAAGCCACAATTTGGAAGTTAATTCAAGAATGTTCTTGTATTTATACAACATAGACCATCCAAATTCAGACGAACTTTAGCCATCTGAGTTCAAGTTTACAGGGTTACAGTAAGAACAAAATATATACATCGATGTATATATAGCCTTACACTCCAAACACTTATCGTATTGGCCAAAAACAAGATACTTGTTGCCTAACCGAACTCCCTCATAAAAGAACATATGTTTTATAAACTATAAAAAATAGCCTAGATTCAATAAATGAAGGGGACACGTTTCCTAGAAGCAACAATGTGATTATACCAATCAGATTAACAGAAGCTCTTGGAATGAAATTATCAAGCATAGGCTGCAAGGAAGAGCAAAATATCGGTGTTATTTTAGAACTATCAATCATCATTATCCGAACAATTCCCCACATCTGAGAAAAAATAGATGTTGAATTAGAGGAGGAACAAGGGAACGACAGCAAGCAAGCAATCAACTTCCTGGTCATGCGTTCCTAATTCCAACCCTCTTCAGCCTTCATCCCTctcaccacacacacacacacacacaccggaACAATATACACACGCCTACGCTGCGGCCATTATTATTGTATATGAGGAAGGCGGTCGGCTTACTTGGCCATGTACAGTTGTTACAGAGAGGTAGGTACAGTGGTCTCATTCGTCGGCGATGTACTCGAACTCGTCCTCGCGTAGGTGGACGAAGAGCTTGACCGGTTTGGGCTGGGTGTCGACGGTGAGCTGGAACTCGACCTTGAAGGGGAAGTTGGCGGTGATGCGCTTGCCCTTCCAGACGCCGACGTACTGCTTGATGACGCCCTCCATGCCCTGGATGTCCAGGTCGGGCGCCTTGACGACGTGGTAGACGCGGAGGGGCGCCGTGACGCGCACGCGCCTGCCGACCTTGGGCGCGTGCTCGGCCTCCTCCTCGGCCAcgtcggacgaggaggagacgtcgctggtGAGGGAGACCCGCGGGCGGGCGGCGCGGAGGCGGGGCGGCGGGCCGAGGCGGCAGCGGCGCTGGGCGGCGGAGGCCGGGGAggggaggcggcggaggaggaggaccgaggaggcggaggtggaggtggaggggGGCGCCATGGCCGCGGCGGTCGTTGCCATTGGCGGCGAGCGAGCGACTGGAATGTGGGGCGCGTGTGGAGGGGCGGGGCGTCGGGTCGAACAGGTGGTGGGCGCGCGGGAGAGGAGTGCAGGATAGGGAGCCCGGGCAACGAGAGGCGGAGGAACGGATAGACGAGCGAGTGAGGATTGTGCGAGGCGAGAGAGGGTTGCGTACTGCAATATTTCTGGCGCTTTCGGTTTTTGTTGCATCCGGGCCTCGGAAACGTCCGGAATTTTGTAGCTCCGTCATCGTAAACTTCCAACTTCCCAGGGCTGTTATCAATCTCAGAAAACGGTGGAGCTGACACGAAATACTCGACAGACCGTGAAATTCATAAGCAAAGGATTGTGAAATTCATGCGGGTGACGCTTTGGCTCCGCACTCAAACAGTAAAAGGAGTATATTTAAAAGGAAAAAAATGGCTTCGTTTGACAACATGCATGTTCGTGTCTTCTGACTGAATATAAAGTGTCACAAAgaacagttttgctaaagcacagaAATGTCATGTTTTGATCTGGGAAAAAAGAAAATCCAGTGCTGTAAAATCATTTTTTAAGCACTATAAGCTTGTTTTCTTAGCACAGGTCACAATACTTTGCTTTtctactccctccgatccatgtTAATTGCCGTTGCTTTAGTACAACTTTGTGAATATTTACAAGCAACTGAAAGGGCAAGAACAAATACATGTAAGAAAAGTATTCTTGGCATTTGTTTAAAAAAATGCTCCCAGGAGCCATTTCTAATATCTAGAATTTCTTAAGCTCATGTCGACTGTGAATAGTTTGAGAAGATATAATTGTTCCTACAAATCAGTCCTGGTAAGAAATTGTCCTGTCATGTTCTTGCTCACACATACTGAACTTCATTATCCACAACAACAAAACACATTGGATATTAAGATTAGATCAACAAGTGGTTTTGCAATTCTACGCCGAAACAAACAGTACCAAAAGGAGAAGTCATTTTGTAAACAAAGTGCAAAGAATTTAcataaacttgtgctaaaacagGAAAAGTGTGTGCTTACTGAAATGGCTGACAGCAGATGAACTTTTCATTACGGCACAAAAGGAGTATCACAGAAGCCTGAGTGATTCCAGCAGCAACAGCCTACCAAGCATTTCTCAAGGTTCAACTAGAACGGTCCTAGCTTGACATGCCAACACACATTGTAGCTACACCCTAGATACACGACGACTATACGAGACTTTCCGATAATCTCTGCTGCAGCAGACACTCTTTAGCATGCAACAGCGGCACAGGATGTGTGCCATTGCTTCATTTCACAATGTCAAGGCATTCAGTTATGAGGACTAAAGGCCAGTTTCTGCTTTTGCATCCAAGACCTCACTCTTGGAAGCAGACCGGACAAGTGAAGCTGATGGCAAGGGAGACAACAACTTGGCTGCTGGAATTCTCATAAGATAGATGCGGTTGTTCTCATTCACTGCCTTCTCCAAGTTCTGGTTCATATCTTGTTCTAGCCTGGAAACAGAATCATAAAGGGAAGCGGGAGCTCCCCTGGCAGTTCTCTTGGCATCAACAACTGCATTAATCCCAAACTGCAGTCGAGCTATCTCCTCGCCAATTTCCATCTTGTCATGCAATTCAATAGCATACCGATAGCAAGCTTCTGCATTGAATTGAGCAGCCTTCAACTGGACGTGAGACAACCATGATCTTTCAAAGTGGTTCTGCAATGGAGGGATAACCAGTGCAGCATACGCTTCTTCGTAGTACAAGGCAGCCTGCATAAGGCCAAAGGCAAATGTTTTTCTGATGTCAAATTTTTTCTATGCATTTGAACAGAATTATAGTGTTTAAAATGCTCAGATATGCAAAATATATGTTCTATTATCTTTGCCACTTCAGCCCACGAACCTACTGACCCTCGTACTTTAATAGCGTATGGCAAAGATTCTGATTCAGTTGGTGTTTTGCTAATCCAACAAGAAACATACTCCAGTACTTTTCTCATGGAATGCTGACCGGACATCATGCCAAAATTACAGGCATATAATTACACCAATCTTGCACTCGGGTAGGTAATCTAAAATAAGAGAGCAAAAGATTGCTTGTGCAGGGCAGCCTGTTATGGAACTCTCTCAAAGATACATCCATATGAATAGCAAAACGAAAAACTGGACCAGACCCCAGAAAAAGTAGACAAGGAGGTGCTTAAGCCTGCTTTGGAACTCACAATTCAGTTTGCAACAACCAGTTTGCTAACAGGTTACCAACCTCGCCCTCCCCCCACATACCTATAACATGTGATCCTCATCAAGCCATAATGGTAGAACATGTTGGAGTATCCTAGCAAACCAGACATGAGCAGCACGGGTATGTTGGACCAGTTGCAACCAGCAACAGTTATAAACTGGCAGAATTTAGATCCAATATGATCCTAACTTCAATTGAAAAACCACCTCTAGATTGCACAAAAAATACATGGCTCTTCACCaagaactaaaaccacgacaagaATTATGGAACGGAGGGCGTACTAGAAATTATAACCAGATTGATTGGTTTGAACAAATTATTTTTTTGCATATTTAGATTTAATAGCTAAGATGGAGGATGAGATGATAAGGCAAGATATGACCTGAGACATGCAAGCTAACATTTCATGACGGTTGTTCTGGTTTTGGGGTCCCTATGAAGCTCTTTCTCAACTTTCTTCCGACTAATTTTATGTTTTCCTAGTATCCTCTACCTGAAGATGCATATTCTTGAAAATTAATTTGTATTCGACAAAAAATGATCTCAAAGCATAGTACACCAAATTAATCTGAAATATAAAACTATATCAGCACGGCGATGATAAAGCAAGGATAAAAAATAGAATACACCAAATTCGTAAGGTGATAGAGAAAATTATAATAATCTGTAATGGCCGGCATATACTACAGCCCAGGCAGTTACGGGCCTGGCCCAGTTATCTTATCGttattaggggcttagcccagtCATCATATTTGGAGATTATATAAACTCATGTAAGGACTCGTTTGAAGTTAAGCAAGAAGCAATCATATTTGATCGGCTTCCTTAGGGAGCCGGGagacctaaccctagccgccgcccctgCCGCGCGCGCGCGCACGCAACGACGGCGCCCCAGCACCGGCGACCACGCCTTCCTCCACGCCATCCCTCCTTCCACCCCTACAACCTGAGACTACGTCCTGGTAGGGATCCGGTTCCTACCATAATCAAAGTTAGTGCAAGCATTAAATAGAATCGAAACCTTGCGTGTGTGGGACGTGGGAGATAAAGTATGGCTAGGGAGAGTTGGATACTGCAATTGGCGTAAACCTTGGATTAGCCTCACAACCTCTACTTTGCACCTTCTAATGAAAAATGACTGATGATGGCAGGGGTGTTTGATATTTTCTGGACAGTTTGGAAATTGAGAAATAGTGTGATGTTTGACAATCTTAAAATCACTGATCCTTGCGTTCTTGTTAATATGATTGCGAGATTTCTTAATGATTGGATTATTCTGCAGAAAAACAGGGAGATCAAGAAATGCTAAAGTCGGGGGTAGGAATGTTCGAACTACTAGCAAATGAGGTGTTTCATGCGGTTCATGGATGGAGGATTGGACTGAACAGGATCTAGAAGTGAAGGAGTAGTTGCCCCTTTTGAC containing:
- the LOC125512162 gene encoding uncharacterized protein At1g65710-like; the encoded protein is MGLCFSKKQQGKPPPPQPTAAAATTKVAAAAVVAGDEKAKKAPQPRRASNADESAAAAKKAAPIVVKANKAAAGGEEGEKKEEARPVVVVAKGPMPVRTSSCTKEEVDAILIQCGRLSRSSSGSETRGGHRSKRSSDFDPSGAGGADEEGDWERNGVPVSRPSPHRGSPQRKRSGSRERTGSGSRRSSRSPGRRGEGGAPSATSAGSGAARQQPGKMVSVPAREKGRAPSPAAASGKRCASPRSSSPARVTAANENAGGGQKTAGQTPALSRSSSRKAEQSPLRRSPMAEIDENSLRNNNSSTNTKPQKKSTEIAVATPTRKTTERAKEQSSQKEKVEETIIAASETRAPSSKTTETRTVSIVAETPGRRSGRRSRRASRDFDQNPGLYASHLLEDIQNYHTSATATPGTPPSFTLPACVSKAQSIVDAVADLNSSSSESRTCEPDRSVDDKASVNAAAGGDDLDAPSVHRYVSVRDIRGRGEMELQESAGSNSLSGNLWTPSCESTDRTWSGSRSSNNGDEVVEQVPSHHGGARSPVNRPRQSKQRAAAQLEPSGRSRAGSSGVNAHRGRSAHRGSGSVVSGRSGVRGVSASS
- the LOC125513843 gene encoding ferredoxin-thioredoxin reductase, variable chain-like produces the protein MATTAAAMAPPSTSTSASSVLLLRRLPSPASAAQRRCRLGPPPRLRAARPRVSLTSDVSSSSDVAEEEAEHAPKVGRRVRVTAPLRVYHVVKAPDLDIQGMEGVIKQYVGVWKGKRITANFPFKVEFQLTVDTQPKPVKLFVHLREDEFEYIADE